A stretch of Deltaproteobacteria bacterium DNA encodes these proteins:
- a CDS encoding HIT domain-containing protein, with product MDNETSPQSGREGEAPTALPAEGALPAPIIWAPWRLEYIKDARQKKEGVPCVFCDLGSGDPNRENLVLAKGKVTYVVMNRFPYNNGHLLICPYQHVAKLKELSPQVYQESLWFMGEGMEILGASMNAEGFNCGLNLGKTAGCGIEDHLHWHVIPRWLGDTNFMPVIGNTRVMPEYLGNTYDRIADGFQKLRSPL from the coding sequence ATGGATAATGAAACTAGCCCGCAAAGCGGGCGAGAGGGGGAGGCTCCGACGGCTTTGCCGGCGGAGGGGGCTTTGCCTGCCCCTATAATTTGGGCTCCTTGGCGTTTGGAGTATATAAAGGATGCTCGCCAAAAAAAAGAAGGAGTGCCTTGTGTATTCTGTGATCTCGGTTCAGGAGATCCCAATCGTGAAAATCTGGTTTTGGCGAAGGGAAAAGTCACCTACGTCGTGATGAATCGTTTTCCCTACAACAACGGACATCTCCTGATTTGTCCCTATCAACATGTCGCAAAACTCAAGGAATTATCTCCACAGGTTTATCAGGAAAGTCTCTGGTTTATGGGAGAGGGGATGGAAATTTTGGGCGCTTCCATGAACGCGGAGGGTTTTAATTGCGGATTGAATCTGGGAAAAACGGCCGGATGCGGTATTGAAGATCATCTTCACTGGCACGTCATTCCTAGGTGGTTGGGAGATACCAATTTCATGCCCGTGATCGGAAATACGCGTGTCATGCCGGAATATTTAGGCAACACCTATGACAGAATTGCCGACGGTTTTCAAAAATTAAGGAGCCCACTATGA
- a CDS encoding integration host factor subunit beta — protein sequence MNKSDLVLYIANRLPNLAAKDVEVIVNTIFDSMTHSLMKGDRIEIRGFGSFEVRVRQARQGRNPKTGQQVSVGTRRVPFFKVGKELKEKVNNNHG from the coding sequence GTGAATAAAAGTGATTTGGTATTGTACATCGCCAACAGGTTGCCGAATTTGGCGGCCAAAGATGTTGAGGTGATCGTCAATACAATTTTCGATTCGATGACTCATTCGTTGATGAAAGGGGATCGCATCGAGATTCGCGGCTTTGGAAGTTTTGAAGTGCGCGTTCGTCAGGCACGTCAGGGGCGCAACCCCAAAACAGGCCAGCAAGTTTCAGTCGGCACACGCCGCGTTCCGTTTTTCAAAGTAGGAAAAGAATTAAAAGAGAAGGTGAATAATAATCATGGATAA